The following coding sequences lie in one Deltaproteobacteria bacterium genomic window:
- the recF gene encoding DNA replication and repair protein RecF (All proteins in this family for which functions are known are DNA-binding proteins that assist the filamentation of RecA onto DNA for the initiation of recombination or recombinational repair.), producing MPLTIRALELAGFRNLVEARLEFAEGFTVLWGHNGAGKTNVLEALYLLATLRSFRTNDLRWLIHNDAAATTVSLQAYDERVALPTTLAIGLQRTGSGARRSAYADGKLVRSAVDFYGRLRAVLFTPDDLSVLRESPSQRRQFLDRMLFARERAHIGDIQDYERVVRSRNHVLRDENLTIGERGSMLETYEAQLAQLGARVWTRRERLLATLEPGAHASFAAIHGRHGSHPHTSQSSDEPGADAQLSVRYAPRLGLVPEDERVAALLDRLRERRSLDRDRGTTSVGPHRDDIEVELDGRPVGAFASQGQTRAIVLALKLAELALAHEDGDRPLLLLDDVGSELDPQRTDALFERLSEVTGQCVITTTSPAFVRVPPHREHRYVAVERGQLTSTAAGA from the coding sequence TTGCCGCTGACGATCCGCGCACTCGAGCTGGCCGGCTTCCGCAACCTGGTGGAGGCCCGGCTCGAGTTCGCCGAGGGCTTCACGGTGTTGTGGGGCCACAACGGCGCCGGCAAGACCAACGTGCTCGAGGCGCTGTACCTGCTGGCGACGCTGCGGTCGTTTCGCACCAACGATCTGCGCTGGCTCATCCACAACGACGCGGCCGCGACCACGGTCTCGCTGCAGGCCTACGACGAGCGCGTCGCGCTACCGACCACGCTGGCGATCGGCCTGCAGCGCACCGGCTCTGGTGCCCGTCGCAGCGCCTACGCCGATGGCAAGCTCGTGCGCAGTGCGGTGGACTTCTACGGCCGACTGCGGGCCGTGCTCTTCACGCCCGACGATCTCTCGGTGCTGCGCGAGAGCCCCTCGCAGCGGCGACAGTTCCTCGATCGCATGTTGTTCGCCCGCGAGCGCGCGCACATCGGCGACATCCAGGACTACGAGCGCGTGGTGCGTTCGCGCAACCACGTGCTGCGCGACGAGAACCTCACCATCGGCGAGCGCGGCTCGATGCTCGAGACGTACGAGGCCCAGCTGGCCCAGCTCGGCGCGCGGGTGTGGACCCGCCGCGAGCGCCTGCTCGCCACGCTCGAGCCCGGTGCCCATGCCAGCTTCGCCGCAATCCACGGTCGCCACGGCAGCCACCCGCACACGTCGCAGTCGTCCGACGAGCCCGGCGCCGACGCCCAGCTCAGCGTGCGCTACGCTCCGCGGCTCGGGCTGGTGCCCGAGGACGAGCGCGTCGCAGCGCTGCTCGACCGGCTGCGCGAGCGACGGAGCCTCGACCGCGACCGTGGCACCACCTCGGTCGGCCCCCACCGCGACGACATCGAGGTCGAGCTCGACGGACGCCCGGTCGGCGCGTTCGCCTCGCAGGGCCAGACCCGCGCCATCGTGCTCGCGCTCAAGCTGGCCGAGCTCGCGCTCGCCCACGAGGACGGCGACCGCCCGCTGTTGCTGCTCGACGACGTCGGCAGCGAGCTCGATCCGCAGCGCACCGACGCGCTGTTCGAGCGGCTCTCCGAGGTCACCGGACAGTGCGTGATCACCACGACCTCGCCGGCCTTCGTGCGCGTGCCACCGCACCGCGAACACCGCTATGTCGCGGTCGAACGCGGCCAGCTGACGAGCACCGCCGCCGGGGCCTGA
- the gyrB gene encoding DNA topoisomerase (ATP-hydrolyzing) subunit B translates to MSNEQSAQKADDYGADSISVLEGLEAVRKRPGMYIGDTSDGSGLHKMVFEVVDNSVDESLAGHCNRIEVNIHLDNSVSVEDNGRGIPTGPKEVHGEMMDAAIVIMTVLHAGGKFDNRNYKVSGGLHGVGVSVVNALSDWLKLEIWREGKAHRARFERGGVANDIEVVGSSDKRGTRITFHPDPLIFATTEIDFEILSQRFRELSFLNPGVTIILKDLRDGREKTFDGQGGISSFVQLLSQNKQCIGDPIFFEGKEAFEHEGQAAELGVAVSLQWTDSYQEHILCFTNNIANKDGGTHLTGLRGALTKVVNKYAEESGMLKQHKQPLSGEDVREGLVAVLAVQHPDPKFSSQIKDKLVSGEVTALVSQFVTDQLGKFFEEHPKSAKLTIDKAILSARARAAARKARETITRKGVLDGLSLPGKLADCQERDPEKTELFIVEGDSAGGSAKQGRDRTIQAILPLRGKILNVEKARLDKMLSSQEIVTLITALGTGVDDTYDLAKLRYHRVVIMTDADVDGSHIRTLLLTFFYRHFPEIIERGYLYVAQPPLYKVRAGKKDVYIKNESALDRYVIENAIENLEMSIGGHDLSREVLAELARRALQYRDIVRGLSRDHRPAIIEALLDLVGKNGLEPTRSAFQDAAALGELAVTLVAAAQQQLTLAGPAAGGQGMAQLGHEITGDPSDTALSVIRLRVVQDGVTQFEHVDRDLLDSPELGELLAVRTYIAGLGSGNMVLRRPGQADVETARLSDLIDQMNTVGRAGLAIQRYKGLGEMNPEQLWETTMDPTRRALLQVRVGDNLEADQLFSVLMGDDVEPRRDFITANALNTRNLDV, encoded by the coding sequence ATGTCCAACGAGCAGTCCGCACAGAAAGCCGACGACTACGGCGCCGATTCGATCTCCGTCCTCGAGGGGTTGGAGGCGGTCCGCAAGCGACCCGGCATGTACATCGGCGACACCAGCGACGGCTCCGGGCTGCACAAGATGGTGTTCGAGGTCGTCGACAACTCGGTCGACGAGTCGCTCGCCGGTCACTGCAATCGCATCGAGGTGAACATCCACCTCGACAACTCGGTGTCGGTCGAAGACAACGGCCGCGGCATCCCGACCGGACCCAAGGAGGTCCACGGCGAGATGATGGACGCGGCGATCGTCATCATGACGGTCCTGCACGCCGGCGGAAAGTTCGACAACCGCAACTACAAGGTCTCTGGCGGTCTGCACGGCGTCGGCGTGTCGGTCGTCAACGCGCTGTCGGACTGGCTGAAGCTCGAGATCTGGCGCGAGGGCAAGGCCCACCGCGCGCGCTTCGAGCGTGGCGGCGTCGCCAACGACATCGAGGTCGTCGGCAGCAGCGACAAGCGGGGCACCCGCATCACGTTCCACCCCGACCCGCTCATCTTCGCGACCACCGAGATCGACTTCGAGATCCTCTCGCAGCGCTTCCGCGAGCTCAGCTTCCTCAACCCCGGCGTCACGATCATCCTCAAGGATCTCCGCGACGGCCGCGAGAAGACCTTCGACGGCCAGGGCGGCATCTCGTCGTTCGTGCAGCTGCTGTCGCAGAACAAGCAGTGCATCGGCGACCCGATCTTCTTCGAGGGCAAAGAGGCCTTCGAGCACGAGGGTCAGGCCGCCGAGCTCGGCGTGGCGGTCTCGCTGCAGTGGACCGACTCGTACCAGGAGCACATCCTGTGCTTCACCAACAACATCGCGAACAAGGACGGCGGTACCCACCTGACCGGCCTACGCGGTGCGTTGACGAAGGTCGTCAACAAGTACGCCGAAGAGAGCGGCATGCTGAAGCAGCACAAGCAGCCGCTGTCGGGCGAGGACGTCCGCGAGGGGCTGGTCGCCGTGCTCGCGGTGCAGCACCCCGACCCGAAGTTCAGCTCGCAGATCAAGGACAAGCTCGTCTCGGGCGAGGTCACGGCCCTGGTCTCTCAGTTCGTCACCGACCAGCTGGGCAAGTTCTTCGAGGAGCACCCCAAGAGCGCCAAGTTGACCATCGACAAGGCGATCCTCTCGGCGCGCGCGCGGGCAGCCGCTCGCAAGGCCCGCGAGACCATCACCCGCAAGGGCGTGCTCGACGGCCTCTCGCTGCCCGGCAAGCTCGCCGACTGTCAGGAGCGCGACCCCGAGAAGACCGAGCTCTTCATCGTCGAGGGCGACAGCGCAGGTGGCAGCGCCAAGCAAGGCCGCGACCGCACCATCCAGGCCATCTTGCCGCTACGCGGCAAGATCCTGAACGTCGAGAAGGCGCGACTCGACAAGATGCTGTCGAGCCAGGAGATCGTCACGCTCATCACCGCGCTCGGCACCGGCGTCGACGACACCTACGACCTCGCGAAGCTCCGCTACCACCGCGTCGTCATCATGACCGACGCCGACGTCGACGGCTCGCACATCCGCACGCTGCTGCTGACGTTCTTCTATCGCCACTTCCCCGAGATCATCGAGCGCGGCTACCTCTACGTGGCCCAGCCGCCGCTCTACAAGGTCCGCGCCGGCAAGAAGGACGTCTACATCAAGAACGAGAGCGCGCTCGACCGCTACGTCATCGAGAACGCGATCGAGAACCTCGAGATGTCGATCGGCGGTCACGACCTCAGCCGCGAGGTGCTCGCCGAGCTGGCCCGTCGTGCGCTGCAGTACCGCGACATCGTCCGCGGGCTCTCGCGCGACCACCGTCCGGCGATCATCGAGGCCCTGCTCGACCTCGTCGGCAAGAACGGCCTCGAGCCCACGCGCAGCGCCTTCCAAGACGCCGCCGCGCTGGGTGAGCTCGCCGTCACGCTGGTCGCCGCTGCGCAGCAGCAGCTCACGTTGGCCGGCCCCGCCGCGGGCGGCCAGGGCATGGCCCAGCTCGGGCACGAGATCACCGGCGACCCCAGCGACACCGCGCTGTCGGTGATCCGTCTGCGGGTCGTGCAGGACGGCGTCACGCAGTTCGAGCACGTCGATCGCGATCTGCTCGACTCGCCGGAGCTCGGCGAGCTGCTGGCGGTGCGCACGTACATCGCCGGCCTCGGCAGCGGCAACATGGTGCTGCGCCGGCCCGGCCAGGCCGACGTCGAGACCGCCCGCCTGAGCGACCTCATCGACCAGATGAACACCGTCGGTCGCGCGGGCCTGGCCATCCAGCGCTACAAGGGTCTCGGCGAGATGAATCCCGAGCAGCTGTGGGAGACCACGATGGATCCCACGCGCCGCGCCCTGCTGCAGGTCCGCGTCGGCGACAACCTCGAGGCCGATCAGCTCTTCAGTGTGTTGATGGGCGACGACGTCGAGCCGCGCCGCGACTTCATCACCGCCAACGCGCTCAACACCCGCAACCTCGACGTGTAG
- a CDS encoding DUF3347 domain-containing protein, protein MRSLCFAFVVAVGACSAGGAAQTTPTGVVPTYVAIATALADDKLEPVAGLAKSLEQEAGKEAGKPGIDRLVTASKALGGGDIETTRRAFKNASDAIIETMRADASLQSGYVMVHCPMAFDDKGALWVQAEGKVANPYYGASMLRCGTKLAWDAELPKTAEL, encoded by the coding sequence ATGCGGTCGCTCTGCTTCGCCTTCGTCGTCGCCGTCGGTGCGTGCTCCGCCGGCGGCGCAGCCCAGACCACGCCCACCGGCGTCGTGCCGACCTACGTCGCGATCGCCACTGCGCTCGCCGACGACAAGCTCGAGCCGGTCGCGGGGCTGGCCAAGAGCCTCGAGCAGGAGGCCGGCAAAGAAGCGGGCAAGCCCGGCATCGATCGGCTCGTCACCGCCAGCAAGGCGCTCGGCGGCGGCGACATCGAGACCACGCGCCGCGCCTTCAAGAACGCCAGCGACGCGATCATCGAGACCATGCGCGCCGACGCCTCCTTGCAGAGCGGCTACGTGATGGTGCACTGCCCGATGGCATTCGATGACAAAGGCGCGCTGTGGGTGCAGGCCGAGGGCAAGGTCGCCAATCCCTACTACGGCGCGTCGATGCTGCGATGCGGCACCAAGCTGGCGTGGGACGCCGAGCTGCCCAAGACCGCCGAGCTCTGA
- a CDS encoding CarD family transcriptional regulator: MPDTFVVGDKTVYPGHGVAEVTGLQNLQISGATMEFYVLRVLDNNMKVMVPKHNAAAVGLRRLVSQREVDAVYDVLRRRGGKISTATWNRRHREYTEKINTGSLVEIASVLRDLCLLRGDKQLSSGEREMLETARQLLVQELALAKGENENAVADELDALFS; encoded by the coding sequence ATGCCTGACACGTTCGTCGTAGGCGACAAGACGGTCTATCCCGGCCACGGTGTTGCCGAAGTGACGGGACTCCAGAACCTCCAGATCTCTGGGGCGACGATGGAGTTCTACGTGCTGCGTGTGCTCGACAACAACATGAAGGTCATGGTGCCGAAGCACAACGCTGCGGCCGTTGGCCTGCGGCGGCTCGTGAGCCAGCGTGAAGTCGACGCCGTGTACGACGTGCTTCGTCGTCGTGGCGGCAAGATCTCCACCGCCACGTGGAATCGTCGCCATCGCGAGTACACCGAGAAGATCAACACCGGCTCACTGGTGGAGATCGCGAGCGTGCTGCGCGATCTGTGCCTGCTGCGCGGTGACAAGCAGCTGTCGTCGGGCGAGCGAGAGATGCTCGAGACGGCGCGTCAGCTGCTCGTGCAGGAGCTCGCGCTCGCCAAGGGCGAGAACGAGAACGCGGTCGCCGACGAGCTCGACGCACTGTTCTCGTGA
- a CDS encoding leucyl aminopeptidase — MLTLSWTSEAPAAVGDQLLAVVVRDVPNPDAFDGAFGKPVREAFTAARFGGKPGDTFSFTRTVGDVLERVVLVGVGDLADPAAMRTLGHDLVRLGHAAGVSRLAVDLRSFAGIGAWGDATAAVRSGNLFAQGCELGGYAYERFVAEDKRSRRSVREVVVVADSTAPAEGSGRGQIIASSIARARDLVNGPAGLVTPTHLAETAKEIVASLQGDHDVQLTVLDRDACAARQMGCFLGVAQGSDEPPKFIHLSYKPKGASKGRVCLIGKGVTFDSGGYSIKPTDGMLDMKMDMAGAAAVIAAFEGAVRLGVPWEVHSIVAATENMVSGHAYRLGDILTASNGRTVEINNTDAEGRLTLADAMVYASKLEPTMMLDFATLTGACMVALGPKIAGVMSKDDRLADDWIAAAGRVGEAMWRLPLPDDLKEQLKSKIADMKNTGERYGGAITAGLFLSEFTEGCRWLHCDIAGPAMASKPYGVTTAGGSGVPVATILEFLG; from the coding sequence ATGCTCACGCTCTCCTGGACCTCCGAAGCCCCGGCCGCGGTCGGTGATCAGCTGCTCGCCGTCGTCGTGCGCGACGTGCCCAACCCCGACGCCTTCGACGGCGCCTTCGGCAAGCCCGTGCGCGAAGCGTTCACGGCGGCCCGCTTCGGCGGCAAGCCGGGCGACACGTTCTCGTTCACGCGCACGGTCGGCGATGTGCTCGAGCGCGTCGTGCTGGTCGGCGTGGGCGACCTCGCCGACCCGGCAGCGATGCGCACCCTCGGCCACGACCTCGTGCGGCTCGGACACGCCGCCGGGGTGTCGCGACTGGCCGTGGATCTGCGCAGCTTCGCGGGCATCGGCGCATGGGGCGACGCGACCGCAGCGGTGCGCTCGGGCAACCTCTTCGCGCAGGGCTGCGAGCTGGGTGGCTACGCCTACGAGCGCTTCGTGGCCGAGGACAAGCGCAGCCGTCGGAGCGTGCGCGAGGTCGTGGTGGTCGCGGACTCGACCGCGCCCGCGGAGGGCTCGGGCCGTGGACAGATCATCGCGAGCTCGATTGCGCGGGCGCGTGACCTCGTCAACGGCCCCGCCGGCCTGGTCACACCGACACACCTCGCCGAGACCGCCAAAGAGATCGTCGCGTCGCTGCAAGGCGACCACGACGTGCAGCTGACGGTGCTCGATCGCGATGCATGTGCGGCACGGCAGATGGGCTGCTTCCTCGGGGTCGCGCAGGGCAGCGACGAGCCGCCGAAGTTCATCCACCTCAGCTACAAGCCCAAGGGCGCCAGCAAGGGCCGCGTGTGCCTCATCGGCAAGGGCGTGACGTTCGACTCGGGTGGCTACTCGATCAAGCCCACCGACGGCATGCTCGACATGAAGATGGACATGGCCGGTGCGGCCGCCGTGATCGCGGCCTTCGAGGGCGCGGTCCGACTCGGCGTACCGTGGGAGGTGCACAGCATCGTGGCCGCGACCGAGAACATGGTCAGCGGCCACGCCTATCGCCTCGGCGACATCCTGACCGCCTCCAACGGTCGCACCGTCGAGATCAACAACACCGACGCCGAGGGCCGTCTGACGCTGGCCGACGCGATGGTCTACGCCTCGAAGCTCGAGCCCACGATGATGCTCGACTTCGCCACGCTCACCGGTGCGTGCATGGTCGCGCTCGGCCCGAAGATCGCCGGCGTGATGTCGAAGGACGATCGCCTGGCTGACGATTGGATTGCCGCCGCGGGTCGCGTCGGTGAGGCGATGTGGCGCCTGCCGCTGCCCGACGACCTGAAGGAGCAGCTCAAGAGCAAGATCGCCGACATGAAGAACACCGGCGAGCGCTATGGCGGAGCCATCACCGCAGGGCTGTTCCTCTCGGAGTTCACCGAGGGCTGCCGGTGGTTGCACTGCGACATCGCTGGGCCCGCGATGGCGAGCAAGCCCTACGGCGTCACGACGGCCGGCGGCTCGGGGGTACCGGTCGCGACGATCCTCGAGTTCCTCGGCTGA
- a CDS encoding response regulator: MVEDDELVGHALALSLRHAGFEAAVARSMAEALSTFDAASIDVVVTDLQMPGGSGLDLLKALESRDPLVPVVIITADLSLQPAAEAVREHAFDYLTKPVSREVLLDTVARAVDSRRATKARLTAEQRLQEEHRQLAVRHQRTAILLSVLYNRAVEGIIVLDASGRLVDASDSFVALVGRPLYELLDADIRELFDLHPTEGDIQARVVELAAAPPSRGHWRGEMTVRAARGRRLPARVSLSVCETPSVDNDSEQTRYVLALLYYETAHEEMSRQLQQADRLATIGLLAGSAAHEIRNELGPLLGYLTMLEQGGSDVAAADMIKVMRDSVRRVQEHIEQILAPLRPRVRTRGAVSMRDVIDGILTLLRRAGRLRRLRLELDVPEEDVIVHADKNEVHQIGLNLITNAIDALGDGGGGDRGSVHVRLHYEGDFGVLEVEDSGAGIPEHVRARVFEPFFTTKGSGGTGLGLPVVLDIVRGLCGRVALDAAPNGGTVVTVAVPRYQPSGSDAPAFDDPA, encoded by the coding sequence GTGGTCGAGGACGACGAGCTCGTCGGCCACGCGCTGGCGTTGTCACTGCGTCACGCCGGCTTCGAGGCCGCGGTCGCGCGCAGCATGGCGGAGGCACTCTCGACCTTCGACGCGGCGTCGATCGACGTGGTCGTCACCGATCTACAGATGCCCGGTGGCAGCGGCCTCGATCTGCTCAAGGCGCTCGAGTCGCGCGATCCGCTGGTGCCGGTGGTGATCATCACCGCGGACCTCAGCCTGCAGCCCGCCGCAGAGGCGGTCCGCGAGCACGCGTTCGACTACCTGACCAAGCCGGTGTCGCGCGAGGTCCTGCTCGACACCGTCGCGCGCGCAGTCGACTCGCGGCGGGCGACCAAGGCCCGCCTGACCGCCGAGCAACGTCTGCAGGAGGAGCATCGCCAGCTGGCGGTGCGTCACCAGCGGACCGCGATCCTGCTCTCGGTGCTCTACAATCGCGCGGTCGAGGGCATCATCGTGCTCGACGCCTCGGGGCGCCTCGTCGACGCCAGCGACAGCTTCGTCGCGCTGGTCGGCCGCCCGCTGTACGAGCTGCTCGACGCCGACATCCGCGAGCTCTTCGATCTGCACCCGACCGAGGGCGACATCCAAGCCCGCGTGGTCGAGCTCGCCGCGGCCCCGCCCTCGCGCGGCCACTGGCGCGGTGAGATGACCGTGCGCGCCGCCCGAGGCCGCCGCCTGCCGGCCCGCGTGAGCCTGTCGGTGTGCGAGACCCCGAGCGTCGACAACGACAGCGAGCAGACCCGCTACGTGCTCGCCCTGCTCTACTACGAGACCGCCCACGAGGAGATGAGCCGGCAGCTGCAGCAGGCCGACCGACTCGCAACCATCGGGCTGCTCGCGGGCAGCGCGGCCCACGAGATCCGCAACGAGCTCGGACCGCTGCTGGGCTATCTCACGATGCTCGAGCAAGGCGGCTCCGACGTCGCGGCCGCCGACATGATCAAGGTGATGCGCGACAGCGTGCGGCGGGTGCAGGAACACATCGAGCAGATCCTCGCGCCGCTGCGCCCGCGCGTGCGCACGCGCGGGGCGGTCTCGATGCGCGACGTGATCGACGGCATCCTCACACTGCTGCGTCGTGCAGGGCGCCTGCGGCGACTCCGGCTCGAGCTCGACGTGCCCGAGGAGGACGTCATCGTGCACGCCGACAAGAACGAGGTGCATCAGATCGGGTTGAACCTCATCACCAACGCCATCGACGCGCTCGGCGACGGTGGCGGCGGCGATCGGGGCAGCGTGCACGTCCGGCTGCACTACGAGGGCGACTTCGGCGTGCTCGAGGTCGAGGACTCTGGCGCCGGCATCCCCGAGCACGTGCGCGCGCGGGTGTTCGAGCCGTTCTTCACCACCAAGGGCAGCGGCGGCACCGGCCTGGGCCTGCCGGTGGTGCTCGACATCGTCCGCGGGCTCTGTGGCCGCGTTGCGCTGGACGCCGCGCCCAACGGCGGCACCGTCGTCACCGTCGCGGTCCCTCGCTACCAGCCTTCGGGCAGCGACGCGCCGGCGTTCGACGACCCCGCGTGA
- a CDS encoding methyltransferase domain-containing protein, which yields MNPLAERYSLPRAHRVVRPAYLGPHAPVEVELGCADAQFSFSLARARPDALVVGLDIRDRIVQLGARRAAAEGLRNLVLTYCNLGVDLDRVFAAGEVDRFHLLFPDPWFKQKHHKRRVLEPAVLSVVHAQLRRGGELHVASDVFEIAMAAMAEVDGDPDSGFENLSGPWRFHRENPYGVRSRREDTTLARGQRVWRVIWRRIERGAQPPDISTSTVGR from the coding sequence GTGAACCCGCTCGCGGAGCGCTATTCGTTGCCGCGGGCGCACCGCGTCGTGCGACCGGCCTACCTCGGGCCGCACGCGCCCGTCGAAGTCGAGCTCGGCTGTGCGGACGCCCAGTTCAGTTTTTCGCTGGCCCGCGCGCGCCCAGATGCGCTGGTGGTGGGCCTCGACATCCGCGATCGCATCGTGCAGCTCGGCGCGCGCCGAGCCGCGGCCGAGGGCCTGCGCAACCTCGTGCTGACGTACTGCAACCTCGGGGTCGATCTCGATCGCGTGTTCGCAGCCGGCGAGGTCGATCGCTTCCACCTGCTGTTTCCCGATCCGTGGTTCAAGCAGAAGCATCACAAGCGCCGCGTGCTCGAACCTGCGGTGCTCTCGGTCGTCCACGCGCAGCTGCGACGAGGCGGCGAGCTGCACGTCGCGAGCGATGTCTTCGAGATCGCGATGGCGGCGATGGCCGAGGTCGACGGCGATCCCGACAGCGGCTTCGAGAACCTCAGCGGCCCGTGGCGATTCCACCGCGAGAATCCCTACGGCGTCCGCTCGCGACGCGAGGACACCACGCTCGCGCGCGGACAGAGGGTCTGGCGCGTGATCTGGCGCCGCATCGAGCGCGGCGCTCAGCCCCCCGACATCAGCACGTCGACGGTCGGCAGGTAG
- a CDS encoding helix-turn-helix transcriptional regulator produces the protein MANDADDDEDDDQQTPRRMQERAYMGELGQRVRTLREERGLTQHALAQAAGIATDMVSRLENGHYSSPGLRTLLRLALGMGTTVTAMLPDLATPLRGREGEVSPRARLQALLARASTDDVELIAELAAVVVARRER, from the coding sequence GTGGCCAACGACGCAGACGACGACGAGGACGACGACCAGCAGACGCCGCGGCGCATGCAGGAGCGCGCCTACATGGGCGAGCTCGGCCAGCGTGTGCGGACGCTACGCGAGGAGCGTGGCCTGACCCAGCACGCGTTGGCGCAGGCCGCCGGCATCGCGACCGACATGGTCTCGCGGCTGGAGAACGGCCACTACAGCAGCCCTGGCCTGCGGACACTGCTGCGGCTCGCGCTCGGCATGGGCACCACGGTCACCGCGATGCTGCCGGACCTCGCGACGCCGCTGCGCGGGCGCGAGGGCGAGGTCTCGCCGCGCGCGCGGCTGCAAGCGCTGCTGGCCCGTGCGAGCACCGACGACGTCGAGCTCATCGCCGAGCTCGCCGCCGTCGTGGTGGCGCGACGCGAACGCTGA